A window of the Lepisosteus oculatus isolate fLepOcu1 chromosome 14, fLepOcu1.hap2, whole genome shotgun sequence genome harbors these coding sequences:
- the LOC138242992 gene encoding uncharacterized protein isoform X1, with the protein MAEQREGCHTETWGRSHRNVLTEVDVTLKGRRGATDTEALSKDSSSASQPITRQETETQLWNYPKGPQRDLQKDRAWTSSLAAHIPHCSPLHTPPHPPPGTPAHPGLTPAALWRLREGLQVELKGLLQEEEIRVRTWAQNMISSIQLDCLALYNEVLPDFESEGAYAGLGTGIMKQDNYEEVKEALKSYFENTMARCDLSEVDKCFRQAAADLDLILQKYLGDVVAEVCE; encoded by the exons ATGGCCGAGCAGAGAGAAGGGTGTCACACCGAGACCTGGGGCAGATCCCACAGGAAC GTCTTGACAGAGGTGGATGTGACCCTGAAAGGCCGGAGAGGGGCAACCGATACTGAGGCACTGAGCAAAGATTCTTCCAGT GCCAGCCAGCCAATCACCAGGCAGGAGACCGAGACCCAGCTGTGGAACTACCCTAAGGGCCCGCAGAGGGATCTGCAGAAGGACAGGGCATGGACCTCCTCCTTGGCAGCCCACATACCCCATTGCTCGCCCCTTCACACACCCCCTCACCCACCCCCTGGTACACCCGCTCACCCGGGCCTGACCCCAGCGGCCCTGTGGCGGCTCAGGGAGGGCCTGCAGGTCGAGCTGAAGGGGCTGCTCCAGGAGGAGGAGATACGGGTGCGGACCTGGGCTCAGAACATGATATCATCTATCCAGCTGGACTGCCTGGCGCTGTACAATGAAGTCCTGCCTGACTTTGAATCAGAGGGTGCATACGCGGGATTG GGCACAGGAATCATGAAGCAGGACAACTATGAGGAGGTGAAAGAGGCACTGAAATCCTACTTCGAAAATACAATGGCCAGGTGTGACTTATCTGAGGTGGACAAGTGCTTCCGCCAGGCTGCAGCTGACCTTGACCTTATTCTGCAGAAGTACCTGGGAGATGTTGTGGCCGAGGTCTGTGAATAG
- the LOC138242992 gene encoding uncharacterized protein isoform X2 — translation MAEQREGCHTETWGRSHRNASQPITRQETETQLWNYPKGPQRDLQKDRAWTSSLAAHIPHCSPLHTPPHPPPGTPAHPGLTPAALWRLREGLQVELKGLLQEEEIRVRTWAQNMISSIQLDCLALYNEVLPDFESEGAYAGLGTGIMKQDNYEEVKEALKSYFENTMARCDLSEVDKCFRQAAADLDLILQKYLGDVVAEVCE, via the exons ATGGCCGAGCAGAGAGAAGGGTGTCACACCGAGACCTGGGGCAGATCCCACAGGAAC GCCAGCCAGCCAATCACCAGGCAGGAGACCGAGACCCAGCTGTGGAACTACCCTAAGGGCCCGCAGAGGGATCTGCAGAAGGACAGGGCATGGACCTCCTCCTTGGCAGCCCACATACCCCATTGCTCGCCCCTTCACACACCCCCTCACCCACCCCCTGGTACACCCGCTCACCCGGGCCTGACCCCAGCGGCCCTGTGGCGGCTCAGGGAGGGCCTGCAGGTCGAGCTGAAGGGGCTGCTCCAGGAGGAGGAGATACGGGTGCGGACCTGGGCTCAGAACATGATATCATCTATCCAGCTGGACTGCCTGGCGCTGTACAATGAAGTCCTGCCTGACTTTGAATCAGAGGGTGCATACGCGGGATTG GGCACAGGAATCATGAAGCAGGACAACTATGAGGAGGTGAAAGAGGCACTGAAATCCTACTTCGAAAATACAATGGCCAGGTGTGACTTATCTGAGGTGGACAAGTGCTTCCGCCAGGCTGCAGCTGACCTTGACCTTATTCTGCAGAAGTACCTGGGAGATGTTGTGGCCGAGGTCTGTGAATAG